A genomic stretch from Heliangelus exortis chromosome 23, bHelExo1.hap1, whole genome shotgun sequence includes:
- the LOC139806755 gene encoding probable glutamate receptor: MDKGLHFMLCVTAAMLLLRESSQTGTRRKDEAVGKSSELRGLEGGLPTLTVTTILEDPYVMVRSAELEGYCMDLLKALAGMLHFSYRVKVVGDGQYGAVTSNGNWTGMIGEILRKEADIAVAPLTVTSAREEVVSFTTPFLQTGIGILLRKDTVSQEMSFFHFLAPFSKEIWTGLLFAYVLTCFCLFLVARLSPCEWNEPKNEENNFTFLNSLWFGAGSLTLQGVTPRPKAVSVRVVAAAWWLFTIALLAAYIANFTALLSSGTEQLPIQTFEDLVKQRKIEFGTLEGSSTFYYFKNSKNPIHQMIYEYMDKRRDHVLVKTYQEAVQRVMESNYAFIGESISQDLAAARHCNLIRAPEVIGARGFGIAAPQASPWTKKLSIAVLKLRESGDLDYLRNKWWESSCLSQSRDRWSPLQPQALGGLFLTLGVGLALGVIAAVVELSNKSRHAAGHLKKSCCSVFTEEMCTRLRIKENTRQSQETSGRANA, from the exons ATGGACAAAGGTCTTCACTTCATGTTATGTGTGACTGCAGCCATGCTACTCCTGAGAGAATCAAGTCAGACAG gAACGAGAAGGAAGGATGAAGCTGTGGGTAAG agcAGTGAACTGAGGGGACTAGAAGGGGGTCTTCCAACTTTGACTGTCACAACGATCCTG GAAGATCCTTATGTGATGGTGAGAagtgcagagctggaggggtACTGCATGGATCTGCTGAAGGCCCTGGCTGGGATGCTGCACTTCAGCTACAGGGTGAAGGTGGTGGGAGATGGGCAGTATGGGGCTGTCACTTCCAATGGCAACTGGACAGGGATGATTGGGGAGATCCTGAGAAAG GAAGCAGACATTGCAGTGGCTCCTCTGACAGTCACATCAGCAAGGGAAGAGGTGGTCTCCTTCACCACCCCCTTCCTGCAGACTGGGATTGGGATCTTGCTGCGCAAAGACACGGTCTCTCAGGAGATGTCCTTCTTCCACTTCCTGGCTCCTTTCAGCAAGGAGATCTGGACTGGCCTTTTGTTTGCTTATGTGCTGACctgcttctgcctctttctTGTGGCCAG ACTGAGCCCCTGTGAGTGGAATGAGCCCAAGAATGAAGAGAACAACTTCACCTTCCTAAACAGCCTCTGGTTTGGAGCAGGATCACTCACCCTGCAAG GTGTCACCCCCCGGCCCAAAGCGGTGTCGGTTCGGGTGGTTGCTGCCGCCTGGTGGCTGTTCACCATCGCTCTGCTGGCTGCTTACATCGCCAACTTCACCGCCCTCCTGAGCTCGGGCACCGAGCAGCTCCCCATCCAGACTTTTGAAGATCTTGTGAAGCAAAGAAAGATCGAGTTTGGGACACTGGAGGGCTCCTCCACTTTCTACTACTTCAAG AACTCCAAGAATCCCATCCATCAGATGATCTACGAATATATGGACAAGAGACGAGACCACGTTTTGGTCAAGACCTACCAGGAGGCCGTTCAGCGTGTGATGGAATCAAACTACGCCTTCATCGGGGAATCCATCTCCCAGGACCTGGCAGCCGCCCGGCACTGCAACCTGATCCGAGCCCCTGAAGTTATCGGAGCCAGAGGATTCGGCATCGCCGCCCCCCAGG cCTCCCCGTGGACCAAGAAGCTCTCCATTGCTGTCCTCAAACTCCGCGAGTCGGGCGACCTGGATTACCTGCGGAACAAGTGGTGGGAGAGCAGCTGCCTGAGCCAGAGCCGGGACCGCTGGagccccctgcagccccaggcactgggagggcttTTCCTCACCCTGGGCGTGGGGCTGGCTCTGGGGGTGATCGCGGCCGTGGTGGAGCTCTCCAACAAGAGCAGACACGCTGCCGGGCACCTCAAG aaatcctgttgctctgttttcacagaagaaatgtgCACTCGTCTACgtataaaagaaaatacaagacaAAGCCAGGAGACTTCAGGGAGGGCTAatgcttaa